The DNA sequence TTCCAAAAGATAAACACGGGCGCCAAACCTAGTACCATCGTGCCACTCACAGTGGTGGCAGACAATATTTCCGGATTGAAGAAAATGGGCAGCGTGCCCGCCACGGCAAAGAGCACCATCACCCATCGCCCGCGGCTAACGGTCTGGTTTTCGGGTTTACCCAAATCCACCACAAACAGCTTCGACGCAGAGGCAAAAGCCGAATCCAGCGTCGAAGCTGCGGAAGTGATCATGATAAAATTCATCACCAACATGGCACCTACCCCCATAATCTTACTTACCTCTACCGCGGCTTGTCCGGCCAGCCCCTTCGTCTGCGCATAGATTCCTACAAAGCTAAAAAGCAGGATGCAGAAAAAACCGATCACCGCTGCGAGAAAAAAACTCTTGCGGGTCGTCGCTGGATCACTGATAAAGCCCCGGTCGGTCATTACCGAATCGTGAAAGGGATAACTGAAGACCTGGATAAAGGCGACAAAAAGGAGGTTAAGACCACCACCCAAACTCCATTCGCCTGATTGCAAATAGGTGGTCACACCTCCTTTGGTACTGGGCAAGATAAGCCCTAGTACAATAAATAACAGCACTCCAAAAAGTACCATCTGAATAGCATCCGTAAGCAGCGAACTGCGCAGCCCACCTTTGAGGGTGTAAGCCAGCGTGAGCGCCGTAAAGACCAGTATCGACCAATAGTAATTGGCACTCCCCACCTCGCCAAAGTAACTGCCAATGACCATGGTGTTGGACCAGACCTCGTTGTACAAACGAAACCCAACCAATAGCGAGAAAACAATGACGGCAGCATGCCCAAACCGGCTGGCCAAGAATTCGTGAATACTCCCAAAACCTCCCTTTACGCGGAGCTGATAGATAATGATCCCCGCCACGACAAAGGACAGATAATAGGCCGCATAAGCTACCCCTCCGACAATGCCAAAGGAGAGCCCCAGGTTAGCCGCATTGGTAATCGATTTAGCAAAAATCCAGGAGATCACCAGGCTGCTGGTGAGCAAAAAAACGCCTGGTTGCTGGCCATCACCAGCCGCAGCACTAAAAAAACTGGCTACCGTCCGCGACAGCGGAGCCGCAAAGAAAAAGGCCAGGCCAAAACCGGTAATCAAAAGCCACTGCCAGTGGATGGGTTCCATATTTTACGTTTTTTGGTGCGAGGTGCGATGGTGTAAGGTGCGGTGGCGGTCGTGCGATCATCCCCTTACCTCGTACCCAATCGTACCAATACGATTATACGATCAACGCACCCTAATCGTACCAATACGATTGTACGATCAGAATACTAAATCGTACCAATGCGATCATACATTCATGCCCACACGGTGGTGCAGTGGAGACGCGATGCATCACGTCTCCACTACACGACAACCAACACCACAATTAATCCACATCCCACCACACCCGGCTGTTGATGCTATTGTCATTGGTAGCGGCTGCCGCGGTGGTGTAATTGGCCGCATTCAGAGCTGCCTCCTCCGTAGGGTAAGGCATCCTCACGGGGATCAAGTCGTTATTCAAGCTGGCGGCAATGGTCTTCAGTGCAGGAAAGCCTGTTCTGCGATATTCAATCCAGCCTTCGTAGCCATTGATGATGTTGGCCAACCACTTTTGGGTGATGATTTGCTCGATCTTATTGGCACCGTTGAGACCGTAGGCCGCAGCACCAGTGCTAAGGTAATCAGTCGGTAATGGCGTTTGCCAGTAGGCAAAAGCTTGTGTTACGCCCAGCTCATACAAGGCCTGAGCGTCAGCATTGATCAAGCCGCGTTCGGCTGCTTCCGCCAGGAAGAAGTGCGTCTCCCAAGCCGTCAGGAAGTTGGCATCAAGATCGCCGGTATGTTCCCGGAAGATGGTGCCTGTCAGCGAGTAATCAGCGACCGAGATCGATGTTTGGGAGGCGTCGGGGCCGTTGAGCAGTCCTTGGTATTGGGTCTGACCAGGGTCATTACCAATGGGGCGAAACCACACGGCCTGGCGAGGATCTTCCAGTTCGGTCAGTATTTCCTGGATGGTTGCTGACATAATGAAAAGGTTGAAATCTCCAGCCCGCAGGTTGGCCATTCGGAAGTTGTTGGGCTGCCCGTCGGTGAAATCAAAGGTCGCGTTCTGCTCATTGGTGCTCAGGTAGTTGCCTGCGTCATAGAGTGCCTGCAAATCAGCACCAACATCCTGCCGGTCAGCAATACGCATCAGGGCTTTTATGCGCAAAGAATTCGCAAAACGTACCCAGCCCGATAGGTCACCACCGAAAAGAATGTCACCTGACAAAGGAATGCTTCCCTGGTAATTTTCCAACGCAGCTACGCCAGCCTCCAGGTTGGCCAAAATTCCCGCCGGAGCGGTATAGATAGCTTCTTGTGCATCGTAGGCCGGACTTACTTCTCCTTGTGCACCTTTTAAGGCTTCACTGTAGGGAACGTCGCCAAAAATATCGGTGAGTGCCATCGTCAGATAGGCTTTCATGATCAGGGCTGGCCCCTCGTAAACGGCTAAAGCATCGTTGGCTTTCACCTGTTCCAGAATAAGCTCATTGTCGCGCAGGTTGGTATAAAGGATTGGCCATGGATTGCCCCCTACCTGCGGCTCCATAAGGCTATGGCGGTCAAATAAGTTAAAGTCAATGGCAGTAAAATACTGCCCCAATAGGTTGCCGGCCACAAATCCTTCGTAAGACATTTCGTCTCCGTAGTCGTAAATCACCTGGCGCAACAATAAGCCAGGTTGCACTTCAATGGGTGCATTGGGGTTGGTATTGATTTCCTCGAAGCCTTCCGTACAAGCCAGCAGGCTGATCAGAAAACCGAAAAGGAAGAGGTATTTTATATTTTTCATCTTTTTGATGTTAAAGTCTTGAATAATTTGAGACGGAAAATCCCGCTCATTTTTTTGCCACTAAGGCACTAAAACACGGAAGGCCACGAAAGTTTTTTTTTTGCCGCGGAGGTACGAACCTGCCTGCCAGCAAGCTGGCCTTGCAGGTAGGGACACAGAGGTTTTTATTAAAACCTCCTAAAAAACCTCCGTGCCACCGTGCCTCTGTGGCTAATTGTTCACGAAGTATGCCCCTCTAGAAGTTGAGTCCTACTTTCAATCCCCAACTGCGGGTGGTAGCGTAAGACATATCCTCTACACCACTCACAAATTGCGAACCTTGTACCGCCAATTGCTCAGGATCAAAATGAGGGATGGCCGAGAAGGCGTAGAGGTTACGACCAATCAGCGACAGCTTCAGTGAGCGGCCTTCCCGCAGGAATGCGCCTCTGTTTTCGAAGGTATACCCCAGGCTGAATTCCCGAATCTTGAGGTAAGAAGCATCGTACGTATTGTTCTCCTCGTGGTTGCGGTCGTAGTACTGGCGGTAGTAGCTCTCTGCACTCACCGCGGTCGTATTAGGGCTGTACACGGGATTTTCCTGGCTTCCGGTATTCACCACACCGACGGCGATGATGCCTTCGTCAGGGCGGTTTTCGGTTTCCAATAATTGCCCAGCGACACCTGCCAAAGCTTGGGTACGAGACACCAACACGCCTCCCTGGCGCCAATCCAACAGCAAACCAAGGTTCCAGTTTTTATAGGTAAACCGATTGCTAAAGCCGAGGATAAAGTCAGGGTTATAGTTGCCCAGTAATTGCAGGTTGTTATCGACAATATAACGACCGTTGCCATCAATGATGAAGTCGCCATTATCGTTGCGTAAGTAGCCCGTACCGTACATATCACCGATGCGGCCACCTTCTTCTACCTGGAACCAGACGGTTTGATTGACGTTGTCGTATACCCGAGAGTAGGCCAGCGTCAGGCGATCAATTCCGGAAGGCAATTCTTCCACTGTTGCCTGGTTGGTACTAAAGTTGACCTGAGCATCCCAGCGGAAGTCGGTTTTATAAATAGGGGTTAATCCCAAAATCACCTCGACACCACGGGAACGCACTTCACCGCCATTGACGACCTGCTCGCTGTAGCCTGAAGAAATAGGCACCGGCAGCGCGATGATCTGGTTGTTGGTACGTGCATCGTAATAAGTCACATCCAGACGAATGCGGTCGTCTTTGAAGCGAAGATCAGCGCCGAACTCTACGGAGCTGGTTTCTTCTGGCAGCAAGTTGCCGTTGGCAATCAGCGACTGTGCGCTGAAGGTAGGTTGTGCACTGAAGGGAGTCTGCGCAACAAAAGCACCCGTCGTTTGGTAAGGGCCTGTATCGTTCCCTACTTGTGCCCAACTTGCACGCAGCTTGGCAAAGGAAACCACCTGGGGCAACTCAATCAGGTTGGAAAGCACCAAACTGCTCGAAACAGAAGGGTAGAAGAAAGAGGTGTTGTCGGTAGAACGTGGCGTAGCCAAAGCGCTCGACCAATCATTGCGTCCGGTAATGTCTACGAAAAGGAAATTTTTATAGCCCAACTTCGCGATCCCATAAACACTGTTGATGCGCTTCTGCGAACTGAAGTCAAAGACTTCAATGGGAGAGGCCGCATTGGTCAATTTGAAAATTCCGGGTTGCGCCAAACTGAGGGCCTGCGACTGGGAAGTTTGCGCCACTTGGTCGAGGCGGTTCGCTCCAGCAGAAATATCAACAGAGAAATCACCGAGCTGATCGTGGAAGTTCAGCAACAGGTCGGTGTTGTTTTCCCGGTAAAAGACATTGTGCTCCGCGTAGGCTCCATTGCTAAAGCGGTTGGAACTGAAGTTGCGTAAAAAGCGGCGGTCTTCGTCCGAGTAATCCATCCCGGTGCGGAAGATGAGTTCCCACTTGTCACCAAAATCATAGGCCGCCGAGAGGTTGCCAAATACTCGATCGCGTTGGAAGGAATTGCGGTTTTCCAGAAGGATAAAATAGGGATTATCAAAGAAGGTATAATTGAAACTGTATTGTTGAATACCTTCCAAGCCGGGCTGCCAGTAATCCCTCAGGTTGTCTATATTAAGTGAACGTGGGCCCCAGGCGACCAGTGAGTAGTTGATATTTTCCGACCCGTAGCCATTGGCCGGACGGTTATCACTATTGGAGTTGATGTAGTTGATAGAAGCGTTGATCCGCAAGCGATCCGTTGGGCGAAAACCCAATTTGGCAGCGATGGTTTGTCGATCCAGATTGACGCCGGGAATAATGGAATTGCTGCGCATATCCGTGAAGGAGAGCCGGTAATTGCCGCGTTCATCTCCGGCACCAATTGCCAGGTTGTTGATGGTGGTAGTACCGGTTTCGTAGAAGTTTTTGAGGTTATCAGGGTGAGACTCAAAGAGGGTGGGCGTAATCGGAGCACCGCCGTGTACCGCTACATCGCCACCACGTACGACCTTCCCATCGATGGTTGTGACGGGGCTATCGAACTGAGGCACCAACACACCCGCATCGAGGCGTGGGCCCCAGCTGTAGCTGATGTTATCATTCGTGCCACCGCCCAGGCCATCCACAAAAGCAAACTGACCAGAATTTCCCTGACCATAGCTATTTTGAAATTCCGGTAGCTGAAACGCCGTTTCCACGAATGTGGTAGAATTAAAACTGATCCCCAGTCCTGTACGCTCAGTGCCATTTTTAGTGGTTACGATGATGACACCGTTGGCCGCACGCGTACCGTATAATGCAGCCGCACTTGGGCCTTTGAGTACCGACACCGACGCGACATCATCTGCATTGATTTCCATACCGCCATTCCCAAAATCCACTTCCTGGAATCCCGCCGCAGCATCGTTAGTAAAGTTGATAATCGAGTTGTTATTGATCGGAATACCATCAACCACAAAGAGTGGATTATTGTTGGTGAAGGAAGCTTCCCCCCGAATCGTAATCTTGGAAGTAGACCCTACCCCGGTGGCGCCCTGACTGACGGTAACACCAGCTACCTGAGCCGCCAGATTGTCAACAAAATTGGGCGATTTCACATCGGAAATATCGCTG is a window from the Lewinella sp. LCG006 genome containing:
- a CDS encoding SusD/RagB family nutrient-binding outer membrane lipoprotein; translated protein: MKNIKYLFLFGFLISLLACTEGFEEINTNPNAPIEVQPGLLLRQVIYDYGDEMSYEGFVAGNLLGQYFTAIDFNLFDRHSLMEPQVGGNPWPILYTNLRDNELILEQVKANDALAVYEGPALIMKAYLTMALTDIFGDVPYSEALKGAQGEVSPAYDAQEAIYTAPAGILANLEAGVAALENYQGSIPLSGDILFGGDLSGWVRFANSLRIKALMRIADRQDVGADLQALYDAGNYLSTNEQNATFDFTDGQPNNFRMANLRAGDFNLFIMSATIQEILTELEDPRQAVWFRPIGNDPGQTQYQGLLNGPDASQTSISVADYSLTGTIFREHTGDLDANFLTAWETHFFLAEAAERGLINADAQALYELGVTQAFAYWQTPLPTDYLSTGAAAYGLNGANKIEQIITQKWLANIINGYEGWIEYRRTGFPALKTIAASLNNDLIPVRMPYPTEEAALNAANYTTAAAATNDNSINSRVWWDVD
- a CDS encoding SusC/RagA family TonB-linked outer membrane protein, which gives rise to MKIFYTLSLLLFLSIGLQAQNLRVYGTVTDLETGETLTGVSIQEKGTVRGTTTDLDGKYELTISKPEVVLVFTYVGYKASEVPTMGVGEYSVKLSSSTTLLNEVVVTALGLERSSRDLGYAVQRIDGSDISDVKSPNFVDNLAAQVAGVTVSQGATGVGSTSKITIRGEASFTNNNPLFVVDGIPINNNSIINFTNDAAAGFQEVDFGNGGMEINADDVASVSVLKGPSAAALYGTRAANGVIIVTTKNGTERTGLGISFNSTTFVETAFQLPEFQNSYGQGNSGQFAFVDGLGGGTNDNISYSWGPRLDAGVLVPQFDSPVTTIDGKVVRGGDVAVHGGAPITPTLFESHPDNLKNFYETGTTTINNLAIGAGDERGNYRLSFTDMRSNSIIPGVNLDRQTIAAKLGFRPTDRLRINASINYINSNSDNRPANGYGSENINYSLVAWGPRSLNIDNLRDYWQPGLEGIQQYSFNYTFFDNPYFILLENRNSFQRDRVFGNLSAAYDFGDKWELIFRTGMDYSDEDRRFLRNFSSNRFSNGAYAEHNVFYRENNTDLLLNFHDQLGDFSVDISAGANRLDQVAQTSQSQALSLAQPGIFKLTNAASPIEVFDFSSQKRINSVYGIAKLGYKNFLFVDITGRNDWSSALATPRSTDNTSFFYPSVSSSLVLSNLIELPQVVSFAKLRASWAQVGNDTGPYQTTGAFVAQTPFSAQPTFSAQSLIANGNLLPEETSSVEFGADLRFKDDRIRLDVTYYDARTNNQIIALPVPISSGYSEQVVNGGEVRSRGVEVILGLTPIYKTDFRWDAQVNFSTNQATVEELPSGIDRLTLAYSRVYDNVNQTVWFQVEEGGRIGDMYGTGYLRNDNGDFIIDGNGRYIVDNNLQLLGNYNPDFILGFSNRFTYKNWNLGLLLDWRQGGVLVSRTQALAGVAGQLLETENRPDEGIIAVGVVNTGSQENPVYSPNTTAVSAESYYRQYYDRNHEENNTYDASYLKIREFSLGYTFENRGAFLREGRSLKLSLIGRNLYAFSAIPHFDPEQLAVQGSQFVSGVEDMSYATTRSWGLKVGLNF
- a CDS encoding sodium:solute symporter, which translates into the protein MEPIHWQWLLITGFGLAFFFAAPLSRTVASFFSAAAGDGQQPGVFLLTSSLVISWIFAKSITNAANLGLSFGIVGGVAYAAYYLSFVVAGIIIYQLRVKGGFGSIHEFLASRFGHAAVIVFSLLVGFRLYNEVWSNTMVIGSYFGEVGSANYYWSILVFTALTLAYTLKGGLRSSLLTDAIQMVLFGVLLFIVLGLILPSTKGGVTTYLQSGEWSLGGGLNLLFVAFIQVFSYPFHDSVMTDRGFISDPATTRKSFFLAAVIGFFCILLFSFVGIYAQTKGLAGQAAVEVSKIMGVGAMLVMNFIMITSAASTLDSAFASASKLFVVDLGKPENQTVSRGRWVMVLFAVAGTLPIFFNPEILSATTVSGTMVLGLAPVFIFWKLRAGPWSFHLAVGAGILAGLVLAFGVFPAEWVWFPGKYGDLLTVNILGTLACIILFLVPFIMQKNSNSAG